Proteins encoded within one genomic window of Paracoccus sp. MA:
- a CDS encoding LysR substrate-binding domain-containing protein — MSDRPFRLPPLNALRVFHTVVRHCSFRAAADELLVTPQAVSQQIKLLEETLGLELFERKGRVIEPNEQAILLAHYIQSAFEEMEEGVRRVTKVGRRTRINVNASPYFATRYLLDRLARFRETMPDADLRLTTMVDLPDFVADDVDVAIQWGYGTWKPYEASLLLYDYKEICCTPEIARKIGDPDDLRGLTLLHSVLSDRLWPDVLAHLGVKAEVSGAAIRFQDAATMRRATVAGLGVGLISTIDAEEDLKLGKLVAPFGRGIMQDMPREHVPGFYLVLPKAHRRVSAIAAFCKWIAEEDWTQPQ, encoded by the coding sequence ATGAGCGACCGCCCCTTTCGCCTGCCGCCGTTGAACGCGTTGCGCGTCTTTCACACCGTCGTGCGGCATTGCAGTTTCCGGGCCGCCGCCGACGAATTGCTGGTGACGCCCCAGGCCGTCAGCCAGCAGATCAAGCTGCTGGAGGAAACCCTGGGGCTTGAGCTGTTCGAGCGCAAGGGCCGCGTCATCGAGCCGAACGAGCAGGCGATCCTGCTGGCGCATTACATCCAGTCCGCCTTCGAGGAGATGGAGGAGGGCGTGCGCCGCGTCACCAAGGTCGGACGGCGGACCCGGATCAATGTGAATGCCAGCCCCTATTTCGCGACACGCTACCTGCTCGACCGGCTTGCGAGGTTCCGGGAAACCATGCCGGATGCCGATCTGCGCCTGACGACGATGGTCGATCTTCCCGATTTCGTGGCGGATGATGTGGATGTGGCCATCCAGTGGGGCTATGGCACATGGAAGCCCTATGAGGCGAGCCTGCTTCTCTATGATTACAAGGAAATCTGCTGCACGCCTGAAATCGCCCGCAAGATCGGGGATCCCGATGATCTGAGAGGCCTGACGCTGCTGCATTCGGTTCTGTCGGATCGGCTTTGGCCCGATGTGCTGGCCCATCTGGGCGTGAAAGCGGAGGTTTCAGGGGCTGCGATCCGCTTTCAGGATGCCGCGACGATGCGGCGCGCGACGGTGGCGGGGCTTGGCGTCGGCCTGATTTCGACCATCGATGCGGAAGAAGACCTGAAACTGGGCAAGCTTGTCGCCCCCTTCGGGCGGGGGATCATGCAGGACATGCCGCGCGAGCACGTGCCCGGCTTCTATCTGGTCCTGCCCAAGGCGCATCGCCGGGTCAGCGCCATCGCGGCATTCTGCAAATGGATCGCGGAAGAGGACTGGACCCAGCCCCAGTGA
- a CDS encoding SDR family oxidoreductase — protein sequence MTRALVTGATSGIGRAIALSLRDAGHEVIAVGRQPDALADLEAQGVRGLGLDLAEPAALRSLAELAPDILVNNAGMMPAMVNFCDLPEDEMQRAIAVNLTAVLQLTRMIAPGMRQRGRGHIFFTGSTAGHAPFPNLAVYCATKAAIGGFAQALRLDMAPHGVRVTEIVAGRVESGLYKDLLSEEARAAMYAGNSAVQPQDVAAMVLSIWKLPQAVDVARFDILPTHQATATGGQNRKQG from the coding sequence ATGACTCGAGCTTTGGTCACAGGCGCCACCAGCGGAATCGGACGGGCAATCGCATTGTCCCTGAGGGATGCCGGTCACGAGGTGATCGCCGTCGGACGGCAACCCGACGCGCTGGCGGATCTTGAGGCGCAAGGCGTCAGAGGTCTGGGACTGGACCTGGCCGAGCCGGCGGCTCTCCGTTCACTCGCGGAATTGGCGCCGGACATTCTTGTCAACAACGCGGGCATGATGCCGGCGATGGTGAACTTCTGTGACCTGCCCGAGGACGAGATGCAGAGAGCCATCGCGGTGAACCTGACCGCGGTGCTGCAACTGACCCGGATGATCGCGCCGGGCATGCGCCAGCGGGGCAGGGGCCATATCTTCTTCACCGGTTCGACCGCAGGCCATGCGCCGTTCCCGAACCTGGCCGTCTACTGCGCCACCAAGGCAGCCATCGGCGGTTTTGCCCAAGCCTTGCGTCTGGACATGGCGCCGCATGGCGTGCGCGTGACCGAAATCGTCGCGGGCCGTGTCGAAAGCGGTCTTTACAAGGATCTGCTGTCGGAGGAGGCGCGCGCGGCGATGTATGCCGGCAACTCCGCCGTGCAGCCGCAGGATGTCGCCGCCATGGTGCTTTCGATCTGGAAGCTGCCGCAGGCCGTGGATGTCGCACGGTTCGACATTCTTCCCACGCATCAGGCGACAGCAACCGGCGGCCAGAACAGGAAACAAGGATAA
- a CDS encoding SDR family NAD(P)-dependent oxidoreductase, with the protein MQGLSVVIVGGGAGLGALIGRMAVENGASALGIIDLDPQAAERALVPAREAGIPAVFAACDIRTADAAHAALDKVADELGRIDTLVNSAAIYPRKPILEITDADWDASNAINVKGTYHMMVAAVRRMRQQSLNGLVRGRIVNITSVDAFKAHPQNAHYAATKAAVVSLTKSMAHEVAPDGILVNSVAPAGMATQKARELGFLAELAKASPLGRGGEPEEMAEWVLMAGGPKNTYMTGENIIVSGGYIYA; encoded by the coding sequence ATGCAGGGACTTTCGGTCGTAATCGTGGGCGGCGGTGCCGGGCTGGGCGCGCTTATCGGCCGCATGGCGGTGGAAAATGGGGCTTCGGCCTTGGGGATCATCGATCTCGACCCCCAAGCGGCGGAGAGGGCACTGGTCCCGGCGCGAGAGGCCGGCATTCCGGCCGTATTCGCGGCCTGCGACATCCGCACCGCCGATGCGGCCCATGCGGCGCTGGACAAGGTGGCCGACGAGTTGGGCCGGATCGACACGCTGGTGAACTCGGCCGCCATCTATCCCAGAAAGCCGATCCTCGAGATCACGGATGCCGATTGGGACGCCTCGAATGCGATCAACGTCAAGGGCACCTATCACATGATGGTCGCGGCGGTCCGCAGGATGCGGCAGCAGTCCCTGAACGGTCTGGTGCGCGGGCGGATCGTCAACATCACCTCGGTGGATGCCTTCAAGGCGCATCCGCAGAATGCCCATTACGCTGCCACCAAGGCCGCCGTGGTCAGCCTGACCAAAAGCATGGCGCATGAAGTCGCCCCCGACGGAATTCTGGTCAACTCGGTCGCGCCGGCCGGCATGGCGACGCAAAAGGCCCGCGAGCTGGGATTCCTTGCCGAACTGGCGAAGGCCAGCCCCCTGGGCCGCGGCGGCGAACCGGAAGAGATGGCGGAATGGGTGCTGATGGCCGGCGGCCCGAAGAATACCTATATGACCGGAGAAAACATAATTGTTTCAGGTGGTTACATTTACGCCTGA
- a CDS encoding ABC transporter permease, with protein sequence MRLRNVWNLGIKELRGLWRDPAMLLLIVYAFSLSIYTESKAMPESLSNAAIAVVDEDRSALSERIVGAFTPPYFGTPRLITTTEMDRRMDEGLDTFALDIPPDFQRDLLAGRHPAIQLNVDATRMSQAFTGSGYVQQIVAAEVQEFTAGHREETVLPVELALRARYNPALDAGWFGAINSVIDAVTMLSIILTGAALIREKEHGTVEHLLVMPVTAAEIMLSKIWSMGLVVLLASSFAITVVVQMALQVPVAGSVPLFIAAAALMLFATTSMGIFLATVAGSMPQFGLLLMLVLFPLQVLSGGMTPRESMPDIIQALMALAPNTHFVILSQGVLFRGAGLGVVWPQLLALAVIGCALFWLALRQFRRFLS encoded by the coding sequence ATGAGGCTGCGCAACGTCTGGAACCTGGGCATCAAGGAACTGCGCGGGCTGTGGCGCGACCCGGCCATGCTGCTGCTGATCGTCTATGCCTTCTCGCTGTCGATCTATACCGAATCGAAGGCGATGCCGGAAAGCCTGTCCAACGCCGCCATCGCCGTGGTGGACGAGGACCGCTCGGCCCTCTCCGAGCGCATCGTGGGCGCCTTCACCCCGCCCTATTTCGGCACGCCGCGGCTGATCACCACGACCGAGATGGACCGCCGCATGGACGAGGGGCTGGACACCTTCGCGCTGGACATCCCGCCCGATTTCCAGCGCGATCTGCTGGCCGGACGCCATCCCGCGATCCAGCTGAACGTCGACGCCACCCGGATGAGCCAGGCTTTCACCGGCAGCGGCTATGTCCAGCAGATCGTCGCGGCCGAGGTCCAGGAATTCACGGCCGGCCACCGCGAGGAAACCGTCCTGCCGGTCGAACTGGCGCTGCGGGCGCGCTACAACCCGGCGCTGGACGCAGGCTGGTTCGGCGCGATCAACAGCGTCATCGACGCCGTGACCATGCTGTCGATCATCCTGACCGGCGCCGCCCTGATCCGTGAAAAGGAGCACGGCACCGTCGAGCACCTGCTGGTCATGCCGGTGACCGCGGCCGAGATCATGCTGTCCAAGATCTGGTCCATGGGCCTTGTCGTGCTGCTGGCCTCCAGCTTCGCGATCACCGTGGTGGTGCAGATGGCGCTGCAGGTGCCGGTCGCGGGCTCGGTGCCGCTGTTCATCGCCGCGGCGGCGCTGATGCTGTTCGCGACCACCTCGATGGGCATCTTCCTGGCCACGGTCGCGGGCTCGATGCCGCAATTCGGCCTGCTTCTGATGCTGGTGCTGTTCCCGCTTCAGGTGCTGTCCGGCGGCATGACCCCGCGCGAAAGCATGCCCGACATCATCCAGGCGCTGATGGCGCTGGCGCCCAATACGCATTTCGTCATCCTGTCGCAGGGCGTGCTGTTCCGGGGCGCGGGGCTGGGCGTGGTCTGGCCGCAGCTTCTGGCGCTGGCGGTGATCGGCTGCGCGCTGTTCTGGCTGGCGCTGCGGCAGTTCCGCCGCTTCCTGAGCTGA
- a CDS encoding amino acid ABC transporter ATP-binding protein, with product MSNRQAPAIEITGLNKFYGSFHALRDINLTVSRGEKVVVCGPSGSGKSTMIRCINQLEEHDAGTIRVLGTALDDSVGSIDEIRREVGMVFQHFNLFPHMTVMENCTLAPMLVRKTPRAEAEATAMRFLEKVRIPDQAEKFPGQLSGGQQQRVAIARALCMKPEILLFDEPTSALDPEMIAEVLDVMSSLATEGMTMICVTHEMGFARKVADRVIFMDRGEIVEEAAPDAFFSNPRNERTRRFLSQVLGH from the coding sequence ATGAGCAATCGCCAAGCCCCCGCCATCGAGATCACCGGCCTGAACAAGTTCTATGGCAGTTTTCACGCTTTGCGGGATATCAACTTGACCGTATCCCGAGGAGAGAAGGTGGTCGTCTGTGGGCCGTCCGGTTCGGGCAAGTCGACCATGATCCGCTGCATCAACCAGCTCGAAGAACATGATGCCGGCACAATTCGGGTTCTCGGCACGGCGCTGGACGACAGCGTGGGAAGCATCGACGAGATCCGGCGCGAGGTCGGCATGGTGTTCCAGCATTTCAATCTGTTCCCGCATATGACGGTCATGGAAAACTGCACGCTGGCCCCGATGCTGGTGCGCAAGACCCCGCGCGCCGAGGCCGAGGCGACGGCGATGCGTTTCCTGGAAAAGGTCCGCATCCCCGATCAGGCCGAGAAGTTTCCGGGCCAGCTGTCGGGTGGCCAGCAGCAGCGCGTCGCCATCGCCCGCGCCTTGTGCATGAAGCCCGAGATCCTTCTGTTCGACGAACCCACCTCGGCGCTGGACCCAGAGATGATTGCCGAGGTGCTCGACGTCATGAGCAGCCTCGCGACCGAGGGCATGACGATGATCTGCGTCACGCATGAGATGGGCTTCGCCCGCAAGGTTGCGGACCGGGTGATCTTCATGGATCGCGGCGAGATCGTCGAGGAAGCGGCCCCCGACGCGTTCTTTTCAAATCCTCGAAATGAACGGACCAGGCGCTTCCTGTCGCAGGTGCTTGGCCATTGA
- a CDS encoding ABC transporter permease subunit (The N-terminal region of this protein, as described by TIGR01726, is a three transmembrane segment that identifies a subfamily of ABC transporter permease subunits, which specificities that include histidine, arginine, glutamine, glutamate, L-cystine (sic), the opines (in Agrobacterium) octopine and nopaline, etc.) — translation MTTIPFWRRKKIRRQVLQGAFLAAIAAILIIGATTAQRNLSAQGISSGFGFLWRATGWEMGTSLLRTSPGDPYWWFIFNGILNTLLMGFVGLFCATLLGLVIGLARSSKNAPARLLGTIYIEIFRNIPLIVQLFFWYAVVTQLPNPRNAIQIGHVMLTGRGLHFPGLNVTVLSAVVAIAIMIAALFVILWIAVARRFGRVESARRRLLGLGVLVTGILGAAVALSWGRIPETPLVSLPELRGLNIRGGFQLRPEIYALAFAITVYGAAYIGEIVRGGFKSVGRGQVEAAQALGLSPWRVFSRVRMPLAVRAMLPILINQYVWLIKATTLGIAVGFSDFFMVIAGSITHSGQTLELIGILMAGFLIINFSLAAVLNRVNRAIALKGKQIGVAQ, via the coding sequence ATGACAACGATTCCTTTCTGGCGCCGCAAGAAAATCCGCCGACAGGTGCTTCAGGGCGCCTTTCTCGCGGCCATCGCCGCGATCCTGATCATCGGCGCGACGACCGCGCAGAGGAACCTTTCCGCGCAGGGGATCTCGTCGGGCTTCGGTTTCCTGTGGCGCGCGACCGGCTGGGAGATGGGGACCTCGCTGCTGCGGACATCGCCCGGCGATCCCTATTGGTGGTTCATCTTCAACGGCATCCTGAATACGTTGCTGATGGGCTTCGTCGGGCTGTTCTGCGCCACCTTGCTTGGCCTGGTGATCGGCCTTGCGCGCAGTTCGAAAAATGCCCCGGCGCGTCTGCTTGGCACGATCTATATCGAGATCTTCCGCAACATCCCCCTGATCGTGCAACTGTTCTTCTGGTATGCGGTGGTCACGCAACTGCCCAATCCCCGGAATGCCATCCAGATCGGCCATGTCATGCTGACCGGTCGCGGCCTGCACTTTCCCGGTCTGAACGTGACCGTGCTGTCGGCCGTGGTGGCGATTGCGATCATGATCGCCGCGCTGTTCGTCATCTTGTGGATCGCGGTCGCCCGGCGTTTCGGCAGGGTCGAGTCCGCGCGCCGCCGCCTGCTGGGTCTGGGCGTTCTTGTGACCGGCATCCTTGGTGCGGCGGTCGCGCTATCCTGGGGGCGTATCCCCGAGACCCCGCTGGTCAGCCTGCCCGAGTTGCGCGGCCTCAACATTCGCGGCGGCTTCCAGTTGCGGCCGGAAATCTATGCGCTCGCCTTTGCCATCACCGTCTATGGGGCGGCCTATATAGGCGAGATCGTGCGCGGCGGCTTCAAATCCGTTGGCCGCGGCCAGGTCGAGGCCGCGCAGGCGCTTGGCCTGTCGCCCTGGCGGGTGTTCAGCCGGGTGCGGATGCCCTTGGCGGTCCGCGCCATGCTGCCGATCCTGATCAATCAGTATGTCTGGCTGATCAAGGCCACGACGCTGGGGATCGCGGTCGGCTTTTCGGACTTCTTCATGGTCATCGCCGGGTCGATCACCCATTCGGGCCAGACGCTGGAACTGATCGGCATCCTGATGGCGGGCTTCCTGATCATCAACTTCTCGCTTGCCGCTGTGCTGAATCGCGTCAACCGCGCCATCGCCCTGAAGGGCAAGCAGATCGGAGTAGCACAATGA
- a CDS encoding amino acid ABC transporter permease produces the protein MTDLSIHAPDPSQRLWRRLRSEYFASPLGSILTLVCVAILGLLIWWVLDWALFRATFEADARAAECRANGGACWAVIANRWRLIMFGIYPYDEQWRSALACVIVIATVVLSCLPRMWGIIRLAAIWLFAALAFYILMKGGALGLSRVSEEQWGGLALTLFLFVSTVVIGMPLAVMLALMRRSEMPVIARVTGLFIDAIRSLPLLAILFTFAVVLPFVLPAMLTGEKLYRVIVGLAIFFAAYQAEIIRGGLQGTASGQEEAAKALGIPYRYRISRIVLPQAFRLALPATINQIVITFMETSLVVVVGFVELLAAGNAAYNTGEWKFAYVEVYVFISAIYFTFVFGLSRYGAYLERRMNVGRR, from the coding sequence ATGACCGATCTTTCGATCCATGCCCCCGACCCGTCGCAGCGCCTGTGGCGCCGGTTGCGCAGCGAATATTTCGCCTCGCCGCTGGGCTCGATCCTCACGCTGGTCTGCGTCGCCATCCTGGGCCTGCTGATATGGTGGGTTCTGGATTGGGCGCTGTTCCGCGCCACCTTCGAGGCCGACGCCCGCGCCGCGGAATGTCGGGCGAATGGTGGTGCCTGCTGGGCCGTCATCGCCAATCGCTGGCGGCTGATCATGTTCGGCATCTATCCCTATGACGAGCAATGGCGGTCTGCGCTGGCCTGCGTGATCGTCATCGCGACCGTCGTTCTCAGCTGCCTGCCGCGCATGTGGGGCATCATACGGCTGGCTGCGATCTGGCTGTTTGCCGCCCTGGCCTTCTATATCCTGATGAAGGGCGGAGCCCTGGGCCTGTCGCGGGTCAGCGAGGAGCAATGGGGCGGGCTTGCCCTGACCTTGTTCCTGTTCGTTTCGACTGTCGTGATCGGGATGCCGCTGGCGGTGATGCTGGCCCTGATGCGCCGATCCGAGATGCCGGTCATCGCCAGGGTCACCGGGCTTTTCATCGATGCTATCCGCTCGCTGCCGCTCCTGGCGATCCTGTTCACCTTTGCCGTGGTGCTGCCTTTCGTGTTGCCCGCCATGCTGACGGGCGAAAAGCTTTACCGCGTGATCGTGGGACTTGCGATCTTCTTCGCCGCCTATCAGGCCGAAATCATCCGCGGCGGGCTGCAGGGCACCGCCTCCGGACAAGAGGAGGCCGCCAAGGCGCTTGGCATCCCCTATCGTTACCGCATCAGCCGGATTGTCCTGCCCCAGGCCTTTCGCCTGGCCTTGCCCGCCACCATCAACCAGATCGTGATCACCTTCATGGAGACCTCGCTGGTGGTGGTGGTCGGCTTTGTCGAGCTGCTTGCTGCAGGCAATGCCGCCTATAACACCGGAGAATGGAAATTCGCCTATGTCGAGGTGTATGTCTTCATCTCGGCGATCTATTTCACCTTCGTTTTCGGCCTGTCCCGTTATGGCGCCTATCTTGAGCGGCGCATGAATGTCGGCCGCCGATAG
- a CDS encoding amino acid ABC transporter substrate-binding protein, with protein MGADGRRPEEYLYDRRKHNCFRWLHLRLTLFPYPRRQKRKTRRETQAAAGSRPNACKQMPTREWAMNCFLKTGIAAGILTLSAAGAFAGNGDTLKTVKQRGELLCPGHNGSYLGFAETDDRGNWKGIDIELCRAIGTAILGDPSKVRIIPLSWEQRWPSLQSGDVDIMIKASGGTLSRDTDLNMQFSNSYYLGTTRVLAHKELELESLKDAEGGTICVMAGTSQEKQLTSYLQQIGIEMEVVAIERTSELEGAYFSGRCDTYIQWGPVLAVSRAASNDPEAHVMLPDIVALEPSVMLMRQGDDNWVDIANWTLSALLFAEQEGITSENIDEMKANPPTVEVGKFLGATPGMGAGLGLSDDWAYNVIKKVGNYSEIFERSLGQESPYKMDRELTALWKDGGVLFPYIID; from the coding sequence ATGGGTGCTGATGGCCGGCGGCCCGAAGAATACCTATATGACCGGAGAAAACATAATTGTTTCAGGTGGTTACATTTACGCCTGACACTGTTTCCCTATCCGCGGCGCCAGAAGCGGAAAACCCGGCGCGAAACGCAGGCCGCGGCGGGATCAAGACCGAATGCCTGTAAACAAATGCCAACACGGGAGTGGGCTATGAACTGTTTTCTGAAAACCGGCATTGCCGCCGGTATCCTGACCCTTTCCGCCGCCGGAGCCTTCGCAGGGAACGGCGACACCCTGAAGACGGTGAAGCAGCGCGGCGAATTGCTGTGCCCGGGCCATAACGGCTCGTATCTGGGCTTTGCCGAAACCGATGATCGCGGCAACTGGAAAGGGATCGACATCGAACTGTGCCGCGCCATCGGCACCGCCATCCTTGGCGATCCGTCCAAGGTCCGCATTATCCCGCTGTCCTGGGAACAGCGCTGGCCGTCGCTGCAATCGGGCGATGTGGATATCATGATCAAGGCCTCGGGCGGCACGCTGAGCCGCGACACCGACCTGAACATGCAATTCTCGAACTCGTACTATCTCGGGACGACCCGCGTCCTGGCCCATAAAGAGCTTGAGTTGGAAAGCCTCAAGGACGCCGAGGGCGGCACGATCTGCGTCATGGCGGGCACCTCGCAGGAAAAGCAGCTGACCTCATATCTGCAGCAGATCGGCATCGAGATGGAGGTCGTCGCGATCGAACGCACATCCGAGCTGGAGGGTGCCTATTTTTCGGGCCGCTGCGATACCTACATCCAGTGGGGGCCGGTTCTTGCGGTGTCCCGCGCGGCATCGAACGATCCCGAGGCGCATGTCATGCTGCCCGATATCGTCGCGTTGGAGCCCTCGGTGATGTTGATGCGTCAAGGGGACGACAACTGGGTCGATATCGCGAACTGGACGCTGAGCGCGCTGCTCTTCGCCGAACAGGAGGGCATCACATCGGAAAACATCGATGAGATGAAGGCGAATCCGCCCACGGTCGAAGTCGGCAAGTTCCTGGGTGCGACGCCGGGCATGGGCGCGGGGCTGGGGCTGTCGGATGACTGGGCCTATAACGTGATCAAGAAAGTCGGCAACTATTCCGAAATCTTCGAGCGCAGCTTGGGACAGGAATCGCCCTACAAGATGGACCGCGAACTGACCGCGCTGTGGAAGGACGGCGGCGTGCTGTTCCCCTACATCATCGACTGA
- the rbbA gene encoding ribosome-associated ATPase/putative transporter RbbA: MTALPDLPDDPPVAEIAGVSLRYRKAVALDGVTLAVPAGRMVGLIGPDGVGKSSLLSLVAGARAIQQGEIRVLGGDMGDARHRARICPRIAYMPQGLGRNLYPTLSVAENLDFFGRLFGHGPAERARRIDALLAATGMSPFRDRPAAKLSGGMKQKLGLCCALIHDPDLLILDEPTTGVDPLSRRQFWELIARIRRDRPGMSVIVATAYMEEAAGFDWLVAMDAGRVLATGSPAELLERTGAEDLDRAFIALLPDSERRGHEPVSIPPRRADDGETAIEARHLTMRFGDFTAVDDVSFRIGKGEIFGFLGSNGCGKTTTMKMLTGLLEPSEGTAQLFGTRVDPSDMAVRRRVGFMSQSFSLYSELTVRQNLDLHARLFGMEAGQVADRVRRMIERFGLEAVADDLPDALPLGIRQRLSLAVAMIHGPEILILDEPTSGVDPVARDAFWRMLGELSRQDGVTIFVSTHFMNEAELCDRISLMHAGRVLVSDTAEAIRQSKGAATLDDAFVAYLQEAIGDEPAPAPLVDTAETSARTGGWFSPARMFSYSRLESLQLRRDPIRLTLALLGSLILMFVIGYGINMDVEDLSFAVLDRDQTATSRDYVLDIAGSRYFTETEPLAGYDDMDARMRSGTLALAIEIPPGFARDVARGGAVQVGAWIDGANPTRAETVRGYVQGMHADWIMRKTREAHGDAAVQGSFELVTRFRYNPDVKSLVAMVPAVIPLLLLLIPAVLTTLSVVREKELGSIINFYVTPVTRLEFLIGKQLPYVALAMLNFALMTAFAVFAFRVPLTGSLAALALAAALYVTATTAMGLLISSFMRSQAAALFATVLLTMIPGAQYSGLLDPVSSLQGVGRAIGEVYPTTHFIIASRGAFSKGLGFADLGMAFAALAAAGPLILGLSALLLRKQAK; encoded by the coding sequence ATGACCGCCCTGCCCGACCTTCCCGACGACCCGCCGGTGGCCGAGATCGCCGGCGTCTCGCTGCGCTATCGCAAGGCGGTGGCGCTGGACGGGGTGACGCTGGCCGTTCCCGCCGGCCGCATGGTCGGGCTGATCGGCCCGGACGGGGTCGGCAAGTCCAGCCTGCTGTCGCTGGTCGCCGGGGCGCGGGCGATCCAGCAGGGCGAGATCCGGGTGCTGGGCGGCGACATGGGCGACGCCCGCCACCGCGCCCGCATCTGCCCGCGCATCGCCTATATGCCGCAGGGGCTGGGCCGGAACCTCTATCCCACGCTGTCGGTGGCCGAGAACCTGGATTTCTTCGGCCGGCTTTTCGGCCACGGCCCGGCCGAGCGCGCCCGCCGCATCGACGCGCTGCTGGCGGCGACCGGCATGTCGCCGTTTCGCGACCGTCCCGCCGCCAAGCTTTCCGGCGGCATGAAGCAGAAGCTGGGCCTGTGCTGCGCGCTGATCCACGACCCGGACCTGCTGATCCTGGACGAGCCGACCACCGGCGTCGACCCGCTGTCCCGCCGCCAGTTCTGGGAGCTGATCGCCCGCATCCGCCGCGACCGCCCGGGCATGAGCGTGATCGTGGCCACCGCCTATATGGAGGAGGCCGCCGGCTTCGACTGGCTGGTGGCGATGGATGCCGGCCGGGTGCTGGCCACCGGCAGCCCGGCCGAGCTGCTGGAACGCACCGGGGCCGAGGATCTGGACCGCGCCTTCATCGCGCTTCTGCCCGACAGCGAAAGGCGCGGGCATGAGCCGGTCTCGATCCCGCCGCGCCGGGCCGATGACGGCGAGACCGCCATCGAGGCGCGGCACCTGACCATGCGCTTCGGCGATTTCACCGCCGTCGACGATGTCAGCTTCCGCATCGGCAAGGGCGAGATCTTCGGCTTTCTCGGCTCGAACGGCTGCGGCAAGACCACGACGATGAAGATGCTGACCGGCCTGCTCGAACCCAGCGAGGGCACGGCGCAGCTGTTCGGGACCCGGGTCGATCCGTCCGACATGGCGGTGCGCCGCCGGGTCGGCTTCATGAGCCAGTCCTTCTCGCTTTATTCCGAGCTGACGGTGCGGCAGAACCTCGACCTGCATGCGCGGCTGTTCGGCATGGAGGCCGGACAGGTCGCGGACCGCGTCCGGCGGATGATCGAGCGTTTCGGGCTTGAGGCGGTGGCGGATGACCTGCCCGACGCCCTGCCGCTCGGCATCCGCCAGCGCCTGTCGCTGGCCGTGGCGATGATCCACGGCCCCGAGATCCTGATCTTGGACGAGCCGACCTCGGGCGTCGATCCGGTGGCGCGCGACGCCTTCTGGCGCATGCTGGGCGAGCTGTCGCGCCAGGACGGGGTGACGATCTTCGTCTCGACCCATTTCATGAACGAGGCCGAGCTTTGCGACCGCATCTCGCTGATGCATGCCGGCCGGGTGCTGGTCAGCGACACGGCCGAGGCGATCAGGCAATCCAAGGGCGCGGCGACGCTGGACGACGCCTTCGTCGCCTATCTGCAAGAGGCGATCGGCGACGAGCCCGCCCCCGCCCCGCTGGTCGATACGGCCGAAACGTCCGCCCGGACCGGCGGCTGGTTCAGCCCGGCGCGCATGTTCAGCTATTCCCGGCTGGAATCGCTGCAACTGCGGCGCGACCCGATCCGGCTGACGCTGGCGCTGCTGGGCAGCCTGATCCTGATGTTCGTCATCGGCTACGGCATCAACATGGATGTCGAGGACCTGAGCTTCGCCGTGCTCGACCGCGACCAGACCGCGACCTCGCGCGACTATGTTCTGGACATCGCCGGCTCGCGCTATTTCACCGAAACCGAGCCGCTGGCAGGCTATGACGACATGGACGCCCGCATGCGCAGCGGCACCCTGGCGCTGGCCATCGAGATCCCGCCCGGCTTCGCCCGCGACGTGGCGCGCGGCGGCGCGGTGCAGGTCGGCGCCTGGATCGACGGCGCCAACCCGACCCGGGCCGAGACGGTGCGCGGCTATGTGCAGGGCATGCATGCCGACTGGATCATGCGCAAGACGCGCGAGGCGCATGGCGATGCCGCCGTGCAGGGCAGTTTCGAACTGGTGACGCGATTCCGCTACAACCCGGACGTGAAAAGCCTGGTCGCCATGGTGCCGGCGGTGATCCCGCTGCTTCTGCTGCTGATCCCGGCGGTGCTGACCACGCTGAGCGTGGTGCGGGAAAAGGAGCTGGGCTCGATCATCAATTTCTACGTCACGCCCGTCACGCGGCTGGAATTCTTGATCGGCAAGCAACTGCCCTATGTGGCGCTGGCGATGCTGAATTTCGCGCTGATGACGGCTTTCGCGGTCTTCGCCTTCCGGGTGCCGCTGACCGGCAGCCTGGCGGCGCTGGCGCTGGCGGCGGCGCTCTATGTGACCGCCACCACGGCCATGGGGCTGCTGATTTCCTCCTTCATGCGCAGCCAAGCGGCGGCGCTGTTCGCGACCGTGCTGCTGACCATGATCCCCGGCGCGCAATATTCCGGGCTGCTGGACCCGGTTTCCTCGCTGCAGGGCGTCGGCCGCGCCATCGGCGAGGTCTATCCGACGACGCATTTCATCATCGCCTCGCGCGGGGCCTTCTCCAAAGGGCTGGGCTTTGCCGATCTGGGCATGGCCTTCGCGGCCCTGGCGGCGGCGGGGCCGCTGATCCTGGGGCTCAGCGCCCTGTTGCTGAGGAAACAGGCGAAATGA